Proteins encoded in a region of the Marinococcus sp. PL1-022 genome:
- a CDS encoding 3-hydroxyacyl-CoA dehydrogenase family protein, which yields MMNKENLSIIGCGIMGPSIASTAAWSGFDVKIWGMDEADIERARISLDEKLNGLENYGLINSDEKQRIVKAITFTDSIEECVSEATFVIEAIPEVLELKQNYFKQLDELCPENTILASNTSGLSATEIAELTTNTKRTVITHFWNPAHLMPLVEVVRGDHTSDETVERAMALLESMNKKPILVKKDVLGSVGNRLQYAVFREAQYILEQEIASMEDIDDAIRYSIGRRFGVTGPFMTMDMGGLDTNASITSYLFEDLSDRKDIFPTMKKLVDNGHYGPKTGKGFYEWTPESVTQKESERESELIYWLKKDIEEKNNKE from the coding sequence ATGATGAATAAAGAAAACCTATCTATTATCGGTTGTGGGATCATGGGTCCTTCTATAGCTTCAACGGCTGCGTGGTCTGGATTCGATGTGAAGATATGGGGCATGGATGAAGCAGACATTGAACGCGCCAGAATCAGTCTTGATGAGAAACTAAATGGGTTAGAAAATTACGGACTAATTAATAGTGATGAAAAGCAACGAATTGTTAAAGCTATTACGTTTACTGATTCCATAGAAGAATGTGTATCGGAAGCTACATTTGTGATCGAAGCAATACCTGAAGTTCTTGAACTAAAACAAAACTATTTTAAACAGTTAGACGAATTGTGCCCTGAAAACACTATTTTAGCCAGTAATACATCAGGTCTTAGTGCTACTGAAATTGCTGAATTAACAACAAATACAAAACGTACAGTTATAACCCACTTCTGGAATCCTGCTCATTTGATGCCATTAGTAGAAGTGGTACGTGGCGATCATACCTCAGACGAAACGGTAGAACGTGCGATGGCATTGCTGGAATCGATGAATAAAAAACCGATTCTTGTAAAAAAAGATGTACTGGGGTCCGTTGGGAATCGTTTACAATATGCGGTTTTCAGAGAAGCCCAATATATTCTTGAACAAGAAATCGCCTCTATGGAAGATATTGATGATGCCATTCGATACAGTATCGGCCGGCGATTTGGTGTTACAGGGCCGTTTATGACAATGGATATGGGAGGACTGGATACGAATGCCTCTATTACCTCCTATCTTTTTGAGGATTTAAGTGACCGGAAAGATATTTTCCCGACTATGAAAAAATTAGTTGATAACGGACATTACGGGCCGAAAACTGGCAAAGGGTTTTATGAATGGACTCCTGAATCAGTAACACAAAAAGAGAGTGAACGTGAAAGTGAATTAATTTACTGGCTGAAGAAAGATATTGAGGAAAAAAACAATAAAGAGTAA
- a CDS encoding DeoR/GlpR family DNA-binding transcription regulator has protein sequence MTKLFAYERQNKILEELNVQGRITVKTLANELGVSEVTLRNDLKSMEKNQLISRTHGGAVLKQDKGIIPFSERQSRNTEEKSSIALKAHSLIKEGQCILLDASSTALELAKLLKETKIRLTVITNGIFTALELRENPELTVMLLGGFVKKDSSALEGTLGLDILTNIHVDVMFASANGFTLETGLTDFSMYEVELKLQMVKKASKLVALVDNTKIGESSIASFSTLDNIDDFITNKAVPSYIEDQLNRLNVRIIIAD, from the coding sequence GTGACAAAACTATTTGCATATGAAAGGCAAAATAAAATTTTGGAAGAGTTAAACGTACAAGGCAGAATAACAGTAAAAACGCTGGCAAATGAACTGGGAGTCTCTGAAGTAACTTTGAGAAATGACTTGAAAAGTATGGAAAAAAACCAATTAATAAGTCGAACACACGGCGGCGCAGTCTTAAAACAGGATAAAGGAATAATTCCTTTTTCAGAACGTCAAAGCAGAAATACTGAAGAAAAATCTTCGATTGCTTTAAAAGCACATAGTTTAATAAAAGAAGGCCAATGTATATTGTTAGACGCAAGTTCTACTGCTCTGGAATTAGCAAAATTATTGAAGGAAACGAAAATAAGGCTGACTGTGATAACAAATGGAATCTTTACTGCTTTAGAATTAAGAGAGAATCCCGAATTGACAGTTATGCTTTTAGGTGGATTTGTAAAAAAAGATTCCAGTGCTTTAGAGGGAACTTTGGGTTTAGATATATTAACTAATATTCATGTAGATGTTATGTTTGCCTCAGCAAACGGATTTACTTTAGAGACTGGTTTAACTGATTTTAGTATGTATGAAGTGGAATTGAAGCTGCAGATGGTAAAAAAAGCAAGCAAGCTGGTGGCATTGGTCGACAATACAAAAATTGGAGAGAGCTCCATTGCTTCGTTCTCTACGCTAGACAACATAGATGATTTCATCACAAACAAAGCAGTGCCTTCTTATATAGAAGATCAATTAAATCGATTAAATGTAAGGATTATAATAGCTGATTAG